In Leptolyngbya sp. SIO1E4, one DNA window encodes the following:
- the lepA gene encoding elongation factor 4 — MTDVPVSRIRNFCIIAHIDHGKSTLADRLLQKTGTVSDRDMKEQFLDTMDLERERGITIKLQAARMSYTAQDGKDYVLNLIDTPGHVDFAYEVSRSLVACEGALLVVDASQGVEAQTLANVYLALEHDLEIIPVLNKIDLPGADPDRIKQEIEDIIGLDCSNAILASAKEGIGVDEILESIVYLVPPPQDTVEEPLRALIFDSYYDPYRGVIVYFRVMDGTLRKGDRVRLMVSQKEYDIDELGVLSPIQVPVEVLHAGEVGYFSAAIKAVEDARVGDTITLVKTPAEAPLPGYVEAKPMVFCGLFPTDSDQFEDLRDALEKLRLSDAALQYEPETSSAMGFGFRCGFLGLLHMEIVQERLEREYNLDLITTAPSVIYRVTLIDGTLVEIDNPSTLPSPQEREKIEEPYVRVEMIAPEEFVGALMELCQSRRGDFKDMKYLAQGRTSLVYELPLAEVVTDFFDQLKSRSRGYASMEYHLIGYRENVLVRLDILINGEPADPLATIVHRDKAYYVGKALVEKLKELIPRHQFRIPLQASIGSRVIASESIPALRKDVLAKCYGGDISRKKKLLQKQAKGKKRLKAIGTVDVPQDAFMAVLKLT; from the coding sequence ATGACTGACGTACCCGTCTCCAGGATCCGGAATTTTTGCATTATTGCCCACATTGATCACGGCAAATCAACTCTGGCCGATCGCTTATTGCAGAAAACCGGCACGGTGAGCGATCGCGACATGAAAGAGCAGTTCCTGGACACGATGGATCTGGAACGGGAACGGGGCATTACGATCAAGCTGCAAGCCGCTCGCATGAGCTATACGGCCCAGGATGGTAAAGATTATGTGCTGAACCTAATCGACACGCCTGGCCACGTTGATTTTGCCTATGAGGTGTCTCGGTCGTTGGTGGCCTGTGAAGGGGCGCTGTTGGTAGTCGATGCCTCTCAAGGGGTGGAAGCACAGACGTTAGCGAACGTCTATTTAGCGCTGGAGCACGATCTAGAAATCATCCCGGTACTCAATAAAATTGATTTGCCAGGGGCTGATCCAGACCGCATTAAACAAGAAATTGAAGACATTATTGGGCTGGACTGTAGCAACGCTATTTTGGCCTCTGCGAAGGAAGGAATTGGCGTTGACGAGATCTTGGAGTCCATCGTTTACCTTGTCCCACCCCCACAAGATACGGTTGAGGAGCCGCTGCGAGCACTGATTTTTGATAGCTATTACGACCCTTATCGAGGCGTCATTGTTTACTTCCGGGTGATGGATGGCACCTTACGCAAGGGCGATCGCGTGCGCCTGATGGTTTCCCAGAAGGAATATGACATTGATGAGTTAGGGGTGCTCTCACCGATACAGGTGCCGGTTGAGGTGCTGCACGCGGGGGAAGTCGGCTACTTTTCAGCGGCCATTAAAGCGGTAGAAGATGCTCGGGTGGGTGACACCATCACCCTCGTTAAAACCCCTGCTGAGGCTCCTTTACCGGGTTATGTAGAAGCCAAGCCCATGGTGTTTTGTGGGTTGTTCCCAACGGATTCTGACCAATTCGAAGATTTGCGGGATGCCCTGGAGAAACTGCGCCTTAGCGATGCAGCTCTGCAATATGAACCCGAAACGTCTAGCGCCATGGGGTTTGGATTCCGCTGTGGCTTCCTAGGGCTGCTGCATATGGAAATTGTCCAGGAGCGTCTTGAACGAGAATATAACCTGGACTTGATCACCACAGCCCCTTCGGTGATTTATCGGGTCACGCTCATTGATGGCACGCTCGTCGAGATTGATAATCCAAGCACGCTACCTTCTCCTCAAGAGCGTGAAAAAATTGAGGAACCCTACGTGCGGGTAGAGATGATTGCCCCAGAAGAGTTTGTGGGTGCTTTGATGGAACTCTGCCAGAGTCGTCGGGGTGACTTTAAGGATATGAAGTATCTGGCGCAAGGGCGCACGTCATTAGTGTATGAGCTGCCGTTGGCAGAGGTGGTTACAGACTTTTTTGATCAGCTCAAGTCGCGATCGCGGGGCTATGCCAGCATGGAGTATCACCTCATCGGTTATCGCGAAAATGTGCTGGTTCGTCTAGACATCTTAATTAACGGTGAGCCCGCAGATCCATTAGCGACTATCGTGCATCGCGATAAAGCTTATTACGTAGGTAAAGCCCTCGTCGAAAAATTGAAAGAACTGATTCCGCGACATCAGTTCAGGATTCCTTTACAGGCTTCCATTGGTAGCCGGGTGATTGCGAGTGAAAGTATCCCTGCGCTTCGCAAAGACGTATTGGCAAAATGCTATGGCGGTGACATCTCGCGGAAGAAAAAGCTCCTGCAAAAGCAAGCCAAAGGGAAGAAGCGTTTGAAGGCAATCGGCACCGTAGACGTGCCCCAAGATGCCTTTATGGCGGTTTTGAAGCTGACTTAA
- a CDS encoding GAF domain-containing protein, with protein sequence MTPFNDLTYRVLTDTHGTAATERQSSLQEVQASLVGSPNSPLIFALDSQGCFLSLAWPLAEQYGVNLERYIGRSLLQRLTASRELSLEALLAGDLSASNLTDTWTLQLEECQLTGQASLTLLQPADSACQLMGAIQVSQISRSGVLRPTPWRLGYRSQLTQFTWNIRRTLDLETIWQQTTDGLSTIFDVEWCGICPYTLHSTDVRVVAEVANTPGQTRRGETLVLAEYPSFREALRARRPVVSKPLGHDVEASETLLIAATNHHNEPNGLILLQATEGTRWDDLDCKLFQEVVQQIGTAIAHAYLFRDAQGLADELQAANQRLRQKHRELEEARHQAEEASRLKSEFLANTSHELRTPLNGMIGFLKLILDGMADDPEEQQEFLQEAHKSAIHLLNLINDVLDIAKIEAGKMQIDMAPVKVRELFLDVENFTRPQAEQKGLGFEIVVPPTRDEIIVNGNYQRLLQVILNLVGNAIKFTHEGSITISAEIKSQKIEFQDHEWPGIVKVSVADTGIGVSLEKQDRLFQTFSQVDGERTRQYGGTGLGLAISQRLVEAMGGVVQFISMGEGLGSTVTFTTLLYQEPVMIE encoded by the coding sequence ATGACCCCTTTCAACGATTTGACTTATCGTGTTCTGACTGACACTCATGGTACTGCTGCGACGGAGCGTCAATCCAGTCTGCAGGAGGTTCAGGCGTCTTTGGTAGGCAGCCCGAACTCTCCCTTGATTTTTGCGCTCGATAGTCAAGGCTGCTTTTTGAGTTTGGCTTGGCCCTTAGCCGAACAGTACGGGGTAAACCTAGAGCGATATATTGGGCGATCGCTCCTACAGCGCCTTACAGCCTCTCGTGAATTGAGCCTAGAGGCATTGCTGGCAGGTGACCTTTCAGCCTCGAACCTCACCGACACCTGGACGCTGCAGTTGGAGGAATGCCAGCTTACCGGACAGGCAAGTTTAACGTTACTACAGCCAGCAGACTCAGCGTGCCAGCTGATGGGGGCAATTCAGGTGAGTCAAATCTCTAGGAGTGGCGTCCTCAGACCGACACCGTGGCGTCTAGGGTATCGATCTCAGCTCACCCAATTCACCTGGAACATTCGACGCACCCTAGACCTAGAGACCATTTGGCAGCAAACCACCGATGGCTTAAGCACCATCTTTGACGTTGAGTGGTGCGGAATTTGTCCTTACACGCTTCATTCTACGGACGTCAGAGTCGTTGCTGAAGTCGCCAATACCCCTGGGCAAACGCGGCGTGGCGAGACGTTGGTGCTGGCCGAGTATCCCAGTTTTCGAGAAGCCTTGCGGGCACGACGGCCAGTCGTCTCAAAGCCACTCGGCCACGATGTTGAGGCTTCAGAAACACTGCTCATTGCGGCCACTAACCATCACAACGAACCGAATGGGCTGATTTTGCTTCAGGCTACTGAGGGAACTCGGTGGGATGATTTAGACTGCAAACTCTTCCAAGAAGTGGTCCAGCAAATAGGCACCGCGATCGCCCATGCTTATCTTTTCCGCGATGCCCAAGGCTTAGCGGATGAGCTACAGGCTGCCAACCAGCGCCTGCGCCAAAAGCATCGAGAACTGGAAGAAGCCCGTCATCAGGCAGAAGAAGCCTCTCGCCTCAAAAGTGAGTTTTTAGCCAACACCTCCCACGAACTGAGAACCCCGCTCAACGGCATGATCGGTTTCTTGAAACTGATTTTGGACGGCATGGCAGACGATCCGGAAGAGCAGCAAGAATTTTTACAAGAAGCCCATAAATCTGCGATTCACCTGCTCAACTTGATTAATGATGTTTTAGACATCGCTAAAATCGAGGCGGGCAAGATGCAGATCGACATGGCCCCTGTGAAGGTGCGTGAACTGTTCTTAGATGTCGAAAACTTTACCCGCCCTCAAGCCGAACAAAAAGGGCTAGGATTCGAAATCGTCGTGCCCCCGACCCGCGATGAAATTATTGTCAATGGTAATTATCAGCGACTTTTGCAAGTCATTCTGAATTTAGTGGGTAATGCGATCAAATTTACCCATGAAGGCAGCATTACCATTAGTGCTGAAATTAAATCTCAAAAGATCGAATTTCAGGATCATGAGTGGCCTGGCATTGTAAAGGTCAGCGTTGCTGATACAGGTATTGGCGTCTCCCTCGAAAAGCAGGATCGGCTGTTTCAGACCTTTAGCCAAGTAGATGGTGAGCGCACTCGCCAGTACGGGGGCACCGGCTTAGGGCTAGCCATTTCCCAACGTCTTGTCGAAGCGATGGGAGGCGTTGTTCAATTTATCAGCATGGGTGAGGGGTTGGGGTCTACGGTGACTTTTACCACCTTGCTGTATCAAGAGCCGGTCATGATTGAATAG
- a CDS encoding prephenate/arogenate dehydrogenase, translated as MRIGIVGLGLIGGSLGLDFRQLGHTVLGVARRQVTCDAAVARGAVDQASTSLDSLSSAEVVFVGTPIAAIESTLVALVPHLQPEAIVTDVGSVKAAIAYTAAKHWPGFVGGHPMAGKTEVGIAAAEPQLFANRAYVITPTAQTPPAAVEIVTGLAQSLKAEVFVCSPESHDRAVSWISHLPVMVSSSLIQACLHEADPQVRALAQHFASSGFRDTSRVGGGHSELGVMMARYNRSEVLRSLQAYREEIDRLTQLIQAEQWDAIAAKLDENHHARPKFL; from the coding sequence ATGAGAATTGGTATTGTTGGTCTAGGGTTAATTGGTGGGTCTTTAGGTCTTGATTTTAGACAATTGGGCCATACCGTTTTGGGGGTGGCTCGTCGCCAGGTAACTTGTGATGCCGCTGTCGCTCGGGGAGCGGTCGATCAGGCGAGTACCTCATTAGATAGTCTCAGCTCTGCGGAGGTCGTGTTTGTGGGAACCCCCATTGCGGCCATTGAATCCACGCTGGTTGCATTAGTCCCACATCTGCAACCTGAAGCGATTGTTACAGATGTGGGGTCTGTGAAGGCTGCGATCGCCTATACAGCTGCGAAGCATTGGCCGGGGTTTGTGGGGGGCCACCCCATGGCGGGTAAAACTGAGGTGGGTATTGCTGCTGCCGAGCCGCAGCTATTTGCGAATCGAGCCTATGTGATTACGCCAACAGCACAAACCCCCCCTGCCGCCGTTGAAATTGTCACGGGGCTAGCTCAGTCTTTGAAGGCTGAGGTGTTTGTTTGTTCTCCAGAGAGTCATGATCGCGCGGTATCGTGGATCTCTCATTTACCTGTGATGGTTAGCAGTAGCCTGATTCAGGCCTGTCTGCATGAGGCTGACCCCCAAGTACGAGCCCTGGCACAGCACTTTGCGAGTTCGGGTTTCCGCGACACTAGTCGGGTGGGTGGGGGGCATTCTGAATTAGGGGTGATGATGGCTCGCTATAACCGTTCAGAGGTATTGAGATCGTTACAGGCTTATCGTGAAGAAATCGATCGGTTGACGCAGCTCATTCAGGCTGAACAATGGGATGCGATCGCCGCCAAGCTTGACGAAAACCATCATGCCCGCCCTAAGTTTCTTTAA
- a CDS encoding pentapeptide repeat-containing protein, with protein MSSSSSSTTAESLLSKYAQGTRDFSGITLNECTLSGAKLPHIILQQASLKVVNLSTANLSYGNLQQAVLNVSRLSGANLSQAQLQQAQLNVANLIRAVLVGANLSEASLIRAELLRADLSNATLTRANLQEADLREARLRWARLSGANLSQCDLRDSSLLGANLSSAQLYSASLNGAVLSGAILLRAELRHANLQSADLSGANLRGANLRWADLSGANLQEADLTDAKLSGANLMGARLDGATLENTTLVHADLSRTNLQGVHCVGSDLSGATLTGALMSGAICYDVRTAETVCEWIDLSPYGDHSQLRHFNYAADIHTFLNHRPPRVQVVVDLALTQAAHTALATAYEQIGQTVTMFSRPPHIEMSHRRTMLTFIAQEEASLAAISYLATWPFHDGTAIQMTLSDLIDQGLERPIRSSVQDDAHQKLYEAMTRLETEKLQSLRQQVDEHPFFAAPIQAKLSNQSGQTLELYHNPRFGVRNLPPSDGFFPVQPGYLPSPQLDEYLAFLSPSS; from the coding sequence ATGAGCTCATCATCTTCATCTACCACTGCAGAGAGCCTTCTCAGCAAATATGCTCAGGGAACGCGAGACTTCTCGGGTATCACGTTGAATGAATGTACGCTATCTGGGGCCAAACTACCCCACATAATTCTGCAGCAAGCCAGCTTAAAAGTGGTCAACCTGAGCACCGCTAATCTGAGCTATGGCAACTTGCAGCAAGCCGTTCTCAATGTGAGTCGGCTCAGCGGTGCCAACCTGAGCCAAGCTCAACTCCAGCAAGCTCAACTCAACGTTGCGAATCTAATTCGGGCGGTTCTGGTAGGTGCTAACCTCTCTGAAGCGTCTTTGATTCGAGCCGAACTCCTGAGGGCCGATCTCAGTAATGCCACCCTAACCCGGGCTAACCTTCAAGAGGCCGATCTCCGAGAGGCTCGACTACGGTGGGCGCGACTGAGTGGAGCCAATCTCAGTCAGTGTGATCTGCGGGATAGCAGTTTGCTCGGGGCTAATTTAAGTTCAGCCCAGCTTTATTCGGCCTCTCTCAATGGAGCAGTCCTGAGCGGTGCCATTCTCCTCAGAGCAGAATTACGCCATGCCAACTTGCAATCAGCCGATTTGAGTGGAGCTAACTTGCGGGGAGCCAATCTCCGTTGGGCAGACCTTAGCGGTGCCAACTTACAAGAGGCCGACTTGACCGACGCCAAACTTAGTGGGGCTAACCTCATGGGAGCCCGGTTGGATGGGGCAACGTTGGAGAATACAACGCTCGTGCATGCAGACCTGAGTCGCACAAATTTGCAAGGGGTTCATTGCGTCGGCTCTGATCTCTCCGGTGCCACGCTGACCGGTGCATTAATGTCTGGAGCGATTTGCTACGATGTGCGAACGGCAGAAACCGTCTGTGAATGGATAGACCTTAGCCCCTATGGTGACCATTCTCAACTACGTCACTTTAACTATGCCGCCGACATTCATACGTTCCTAAATCATCGCCCACCTCGGGTACAAGTGGTGGTTGACTTAGCCCTCACCCAAGCTGCCCATACCGCTTTAGCCACAGCCTATGAGCAAATTGGACAAACGGTTACGATGTTTAGCCGCCCTCCCCATATTGAAATGAGCCATCGCCGAACCATGCTGACTTTTATCGCGCAAGAAGAAGCCAGCCTAGCAGCGATCTCATACTTGGCCACCTGGCCCTTTCACGATGGCACAGCGATTCAGATGACCCTCTCTGATTTGATTGACCAAGGGCTAGAGAGACCGATACGCTCCTCCGTTCAAGATGATGCTCACCAAAAACTGTACGAAGCCATGACCCGGCTAGAGACTGAGAAACTCCAGTCTTTACGGCAGCAGGTGGATGAGCATCCTTTTTTTGCAGCCCCCATCCAAGCTAAGCTATCTAACCAGAGTGGACAGACTTTGGAGCTTTACCACAATCCTCGGTTTGGGGTTCGCAATTTACCTCCCTCCGATGGCTTCTTTCCGGTACAGCCAGGATATTTGCCATCCCCCCAGTTAGACGAGTACTTGGCCTTTCTTTCGCCATCAAGTTGA